The following is a genomic window from Spodoptera frugiperda isolate SF20-4 chromosome 18, AGI-APGP_CSIRO_Sfru_2.0, whole genome shotgun sequence.
ttttattaaactttagcTACGCGGTTGGTTTGGAGTCCTAAATTcggtaaattattttgactgtaattttatttctatgaagTAACCAATTAACTCGCAAtaacttattacaaaaatctatCTACTATTACAGAATACATTCCCTTACCAGCAATACCCCCACTACTACCATATCCTCAAAAAGGTACgcaactattttaatttaactggatcaaaaagaataattcaatCATCATAAAAAATGATGCCAGCCGAATTCTTAATTTATgggaagtcgattaaaaatattctttgccATTTCAAGACAACATAGAGTTTTTAGCAGGAAGGCCCATAACATAGTACGTTTGTGATGTTCACAAGACCTCTTAAGTACACAATTTTTACTTATACTTTGATAGTACCTATTGAATTACTTAGCAAGGATATAACAAAGCATAATCTATATTCACAGAAACACATCCAGAAGCTCCACATCCAGCTGAAGCGCCAGGTACAATAGTACTACTAGTTCTGCTGATACCATACGATACCTAGCATTATACTGTTACACTActacataatgtattatgtattattcaCAGACCTTCAACCACTATCTCCTCTACTGCAGCCTGAACAGCCAGGTACAGTTATAAGACCAGTATTGTCTGCACCAGCCCTTTGTGCTCCATTCACTAAATGTActtctttattttcattagcTCCAGAAGTAGCTCCAGAAGCTGGTCCACCAGCACCTCATCCAGGTGATTTCTTGTctaattcaaataatttgtCATTTGGTGGTTGAAGTTTGAAGACctattttttgtatgaatatttgTTTTCGCAGCGCCATTCACTGAGCCAGATCAACTGCCAGGTACAATAGTCAAATGCAATTATATGACATTTAAGATCAATTCGTTTGAATCAATCAAGTAAAATTAATAGTACTTCACTATGTTCCTCACAGAGCTGCCTCCTTGGCAACCATGGCATCCATTCCCATCGCCTCTACATCCAGGTACATTACAACTCTTATGAATACCATGCCATAATAACGATTATGAAAAAAGAATAATTGTTAATTGACTTTATAATTGCCTCTCACAGAAATACTTCCATCTCCCCCACTGTCACCGCCAGATCAGCCAGGTATATTAcagattttaaagaaaatattaaaataaggaaCTGTAACGatcattttacaaaattgtCCACTGCTTCAACACTAGTATTGTCTGTACTAGCACTTATTGAAcgtaattctttattttcattagcTCCAGAAGTAGCACCAGAAGCCGGTCCTCCGGCACCTCATCCAGGTGATTTCTTGTCCAATTCAAACTGTTTATGTTTGGTATGATAGGGAGATCaaattttttgataatttttttgttttcgcaGCGCCTATTCTTGAGCCAGATCAACTACCAGgtacaataataaatgaaatttaaaagaaaaggtACCACGGCTAGTTTTATTACTTCGATCAAGTAAAACTAAAAGTATTTTACTCTGTTCTTTATAGGACTGCATCCATGGCAACCATCTCCATCACCTCTAGGCCCAGGTACATTTCAATTCATTACAGTGATTTTaagtatacaaatattattaaagagaGTTGTGAATTTCATGATTGTTTCAAAATTTGTACTCAATTTGCTCCACGACCGTCTACACAGACTAATACAGTTATATAACCAGTTTTGTCTGCATGCCCCTGTGGTCCACTCATAAAACGTGcttctttattttcattagcTCCAGAAGTAGCTCCAGAAGCAGGTCCATTGGCACCGCATCCAGGTGATCTATTGTCTAATTcgaattgtttgttatttgatgGAAGTTAGAGATCTTactatttctataaatatttatttttgcagtgCCAATCACTGAGCCAGATCAACTACCAGGTACAATAGTGAAATATTAACAACTTATGACATTTATGATAATATATCACTGTTTTCGGGAgaattgataatttaaaaattattctacTTCAATTTGTTATTCACAGAGCTGCCTCCTTGGCATCCATGGCATCCATCGCCTCTACACCCAGGtacatttaaatcaaatataaacggctatttttaatttaagactATCACTCGCTTTTGAAGCGAAAGCTTTAGAAACTcgatcaaataaaattaattcttctCTACTATGTTCTTCACAGAGCTGCCTCCATGGCACCCATGGCAACCATGGCATCCAGCTCTATCACCTCTACATCCAGGTACTTTGAAATCAAATATGAAGGGCTACATGCTAATCTATAACCTTGTcttttaaaaattcaatagaaaaaaataatactacttCACTCTGTTCTTCACAGAGCTGCCTCCTTGGCACCCATGGCATCAATGGCATCAATGGCATCCATCCCCATCACCTCTATACCCAGGTACATTACAACTCATTTCAATAATATCGAACACTTATTccattaataaacaattacacGACCAGGTGTAGTGACATCTCTAGTAGTCTGTATGCTAGTACAGACACTTTGCTCTTCgctcattaaatatattttttatttccattagCTCCAGAAGTAGGCCCAGAAGCTGGTCCACCGGCACCTTCTCCAGGTGATTTATTGttcaatttaaacaatttattcttTGAAAAGGTGTAAGATCTTACCTTAAGTATGTCTTTGTTGCTTgttttgatacatttaaaacttGTTACAGAGCAACCACTACCCCATTCTCTATCGTCTCTCCAACCAGGTATATTTCAAAGCGTACATTATATCAAATATCATTATGATCACTTCAGTAGTCCATTATGTCCTTAATACGTTTAGGAATTGAAGTACTTGATTTATCTTCCACAGATCTAGTCCTGAAACCACCGGTATCTGTGACTTCTCATTCAGGTACGCCACAAGTTGATAGTTTTGTACATGATTTATCCACAGAAATCTACAATATTGCTAATTTGTACCTTTTGTACTATTTACAGAAGTTATTAACATATCGCCTCCACAAggtaataaagataaataatatatgtaataacattttttctGACTAAAACGGTTACAAATTATTTCTGGTCTAATTCAAACATTTTCTGATAGTAATACTACTTCACTATTTCACAGAGCTACCACCATGGCATCCATGGCACCCATCTCCATCGCCACTACACCCAGGTACATTACAACTCAATTAGTAATTATCCGTCCTTTGATCAGTGACTGACCTCCAAATAAAGGTGTATTCTGTTGTGCTCCactcattaaatatatttcactaTTTTCATAAGCTCCAGAAATATCTCCAGAAGCTGGTCCACCGGCGCCATATCCAGGTAATTATTTGTCTAATtcaaaacatttcatatttgGTAAAAGCTTAAGatcttatttttgtaaaaaaatatatttaatatatttgttccCGCAGCGCCTTCTCCTGAAGCACATCTATCTCCAGgtataatatcaattttatacaCAGCTGCttgaaatttaaaacaacaaaaagcttcttgtaattattatgttcgaATTAAATCAAACACtacaaatatttcaatgttttattgaCAGAGCAACAACTACTGCATCCATCTCCATCGCCTCTACATCCAGGtacatttaaatcaaatataaaatatctctgATTTTTGTGAATATGATCAAGCAAAATTAATTCTGATTCACTATCTTCCTCACAGAGCTGCCTCCTTGGCATCCATTGAATCTATCTCCGTCGCCTCTACACCCAGGtactttacaaattattttaaaaatgtatcccATTTATTAACAATAGCTCCGAAATCACAATAACGACAGCGGacatagaatattttttctaaactgAATATTGCCCCTCACAGAATTACTTCCATCGCCGTTACCGTCACCACGAGATCAACCAGGTATattatagtatttaaaatatataaatataagtaacttAATCGCAAATTACACAAAATTGTCCAATCAGTCGTACACTCAGAACATACTTCTTTAATTTTCAGTAGCTCCAGAAGTAGCTCCAGAATTTGGTCCACCAGCACCTTCTCCAGGTGATTACATATCTAATTCAAACAATTTTGTGATTTGGTAACAGTTTTAGTTCATatctttgtaaaaaaatatttggccTCGCAGCGCCTTCACCTGAATCACATCTATCGCCAGGTATAATATTAGTCTAATACAAACTGCTACTTGAAATTTACGAGAACACCAAAGctttttatagataattatgttaaaatcaAATCAAGTACAAAGAATATTTAAACTTGTGTTTAACAGAGCAACAACTACTGCAACCATCTCCATCACCTTTACACCCAGGtacatttaaatcaaatataaacGGCCACtttaattatagaaaaatatgtctGATTTTTGTTTGGATTTGGTTGGATTGATTTGGTTTAGCTTAGATCGAATGAAATTAATTCCACTTCACTCTGTTCTTAACAGAGCTGCCTCCTTGGCATCCATTGCAACCATCTCCGTCGCCTCTACACCCAGGTACATTACAACTAATTCAATGATTTTGCACAATTACAAACAATGACAAAACCAGGTGCAGTTACATCACTAGTAGTCTGTACCAGCTTTTTGCTCTACggtcattaaatatatttttatttccattagCTCCAGAAGTAGGTCCAGAAGCTGGTCCAGAAGCTGGTCCACCGGCACCTCATCCAGGtgaatttttgtttgattttaataatctaTTCTTTGGAGAGCGACATCTTACTTCTACTACTAGTATTTCTTTGTTgcttattttgatacatttaaaacttGTTACAGAGCAATCATGTATAGTGGTTCCTCTGTATCAAAGATGGGGTAGTCCCCATCCTCTATCGCCTCTCCAACCAGGTATATTTCAAAGCCTTACACTTTTCACATTGCTTTAAAGATAATCCCTTAGTATAATTTGAATAGTTACTTGATTGATCTTCCACAGATATAGTTCCGAAACCTCCGGTATCTGTGACTTCTCATTCAGGTACGCCATACATTGAATGTTTTGTACATGATTTATCCACCGAAATTAACAAAATCGCTAATTTGTACCTTTTGTACTATTTACAGAAGTAATTAACATATTCCCACCACAAGGTAAATAAGACGAATAATCTATATATTTCTAACTAAAACGGTTACAAATAATTTCTAGtctaatttaaacattttctgATAGTAATACTACTTCACTGTATTCTTCACAGAGCTACCACCATGGCATCCATCGCCTCTACACCCAGGTACCTTTCAATTCAATTCAGTAACTTTGCCTCCTTTGATCACTGACTGACCTCCAAACAAAGGTTGTTTTATAACTAGTATTATCTGCACCACCTCTTTGTGCTTCACtcattaaacatatttattgtcATTAGCTCCAGAAGTAGCTCCAGGATCTAGTCCACCAGCACCTTATCCAGGTGAATTCTTGtgttatttaaacaatttgttatttGGTGTGAATTTGAGATCTTTAGATTTGTATGAATTCAATCGAGTACAGAAACTATTTCACCCTATTATTCACAGAGCAACAACCACTACAGCCATCTCCATCGCCTCTACATCCAGGTACATTTAAATCAAAGATTCACTCGCTCAACATTGGCAGCTTTTGTGAATTggatcaaattaaattaattctaatttcCTCTGTCCACCACAGAGCTGCCTCCATGGCATCCATGGAATCAAGCACCGTTGCCTCAACACCCAGGTACATTACAACACAtttcaaagtttttaaatttaattagatCCCATTTAAAAACAATGGTTCCGAAATCCCTATAATGAAAATAGAATCATTATTCTAATCCGAATATTGCCCCCCACAGAATTACTTCCATCGCCGTTACCGTCACCGCCAGATCACCCAGGTATATTATAGTTTGTAAGGATCATATTAAATTAGTTACTTAAACTAAAATTGTCCAGAACTTTATCAGTCTGTTTTGTACCAGCTCCACTcattaacttctttattttcattagcTCCAGAAGAGCTCCTTTTCCACCAGCACCTTCTCCAGGTGATTACTTAtctaatttatacaatttaatatttggtGTGAACAAACGGCTACTTGATATTTAAAAGAACACCACagctttttatttcaatgaaatcaagtacaaaaataaaaatacttgtgattCACAGAGCAACAACCACTGCAGCCATCTCCATCGCCTCTACACCCAGGTACATTTAAATCAAAGATTTACTCGCTCACATTGGCTAGTTTAAATATCGGAAAATATCTCAGCTTTTGTGAATTGGATCAAGTTAAATTAATTCCAATTTTCTCTGTTCATCACAGAGCTGCCTCCATGGCATCCATGGAATCAATCTCCGTTGCCTCCACATCCAGGTATCTTTCAACTGATTtcggtattttaattaaattttgtaaagACTATTTAAAACTACTGTAAGTTTTAGGAAAAGTAAAATACGTGTCCATCAGGATATGGCCTGCACATTAACATTCTTCTTCATTTTCATTAGCTCCAGAAGTAGCTCCAGAGTTTGGTCCACCGGCACCTCATCCAGGTGAATTCTTGtgttatttaaacaatttgttatttGGTGTGAATTTGAGATATTTAGATTTGTATGAATTCAATCGAGTCTAAATCTATTTCGCCCTATTATTCACAGAGCAACAACCACTGCAGCCATCTCCATCGCCTCTACATCCAGGTACATACAGTTAAATCAAATGTAAAGAGCTACttgaaatttgaaacaatattacagtctttaataaaatcaatcaaGTAAAGTTAATACATTTTCGCTCGGTGTTTCACAGAGCTGCCTCCTTGGCATCCATGGAATCAAACTCCGTTGCCTCTACACCCAGGtacattacaaattatttcaaaagtttTGCACATTTATCCCACTTACAAACAATGTCTCCGAAATCACAATAACGATAATGAAAATAGAATCATTATTCTAAACTGAATATTGCCCCTCACAGACTTACTTCCATCGCCGTTACCGTCACCACGAGATCAACTAGGTATATTATAGTTTGTAAAgatcatattaaaataagttaccTAAACTAAAATTGTCCAGTGCTTTATAAATAGTCTGTTTTGTACCAGCTCCACTCATTAACTTCTTTATTATCATTAGCTCCAGAAGTAGCTCCAGAATTTGGTCCACCAGCACCTTCTCCAGGTGATTACTTATATCTAATTGTGTGTGATAGTGTGAATTTTGGATcttattgtttatataaaaaatatttgttcacgCAGCGCCTTCCCCTGAATCACATCTATCGCCAGGTATAATATTAGTCTAATACAAACGCTACTTGAATATTTAGAAGAACATCAAAGCTTtgagtatataattatgtttaaatcaAATCAAGTACAAAGAATATTTAAACTTGTGTTTAACAGAGCAACAACTACTGCATCCATCTCCATCGCCTCTACACCCaggtacatataataaatcaaatataaatggCTACTTTCATTATACGAAACAATATTTCAGTCTTTATTGAATTCAATCAAGTAAAGTTAATACATTTAACTACGTTTTCACAGAGCTGCCTCCATGGCAACAATCAATCTCCGTTGCCTCCACATCCAGGTACAttactaattatttcaaaagttttgattaaaattttccCACATTTAAACAATGGCTCCGAAATCACAATAACGATAatgcaattatttattattcttaattGAATATTACTTATCACAGAATTACTCCCATCGCCCACACCTTCATCGCCAGATCAACCAGGTACATATATTGATATAAAACAAATgatctttatatttaaaataaatacacagtCTAACGCTTTTTATTAATCTGTCCACAGAACTTTGCTCCACTGTTCATGAGTCCTAGTCATTGTACAGCAAGTTCTTTGTGTTCACTCTTTCAAAAATCCACTTTATTTTCTCCAGTTCCCATGATTGGACCCATTAATTTAAATTCCTTTTGATTTGGTTGAAGATTGGCTTCATTccaaatttaaaagaaatgtcAGCTTTTGTAGATCTGTTTCAATCGAATCAAATcaagtacatataatattttacttgtatttaaCAGAGCAACAACCACTGCAGCCATCTCCATCGCCTCTACATCCAGGTACATTTTAATCAAAGATTTACTCGCTCACATCGGCTAGATTAAATATCGGAAAATATCTCAgcttttgtgattttttttattaaagtaattccAATTTTCTCTGTTCATCACAGAGCTGCCTCCATGGCATCCATGGAATCAACCTCCGTTGCCTTCACATCCAGGTATCTTTCAACTGATTTcggtattataatttaattttgtaaagacTATTTAATAGTACTGTAAGTTTTAGGAAAAGTAGAATACGAGTACAGAAACTATTTCGCCCTATTATTCACAGAGCAACAACCACTGCAGCCATCTCCATCACCTCTACATCCAGGTACATACAGTTATATCAAATATACAGAGCTACttgaaatttgaaataatatctctgtctttaataaaatcaatcgagtaaagtaaataatatttcgttcGGTTCCTCACAGAGCTGCCTCCTTGGCACCCATGGAATCAAACTCCGTTGCCTCTACACCCAGGTACATTTAAATCAATTATAAATGGCTAATTTAATTgtacaaatatgtatgtttttattgaattcgctaaaataaaattaattctacatAACTACGTTCTTCACAGAGCTGCCTCCATGGCAACAACCATCTTTGTCTACACCCAGGTACCTTTcaactcaaatatttttttttgctattcaTCCCATTAATTTATAAACGATTGCTCcaaaatcaaataacaattaTGAAAAAAGAATATTTGAAATTGAACATTGCCTTTCACAGAGTTACTCCCATCGCCCACACCGTCATCGCCAGATCATCCAGGTATATTAttgaagttataaaatatattatcttttacgaaaaataaatataattgtccAATGCTTTATCGCTAGTACTGCGAAAACAAATTCTTTTATAAATTCTctcaagtaaaattaaaactacttcaCTCTGTTCTTCACAGAGCTGCCTCCTTGGCACCCATGGCACCCATCTCCATCACCTCCACACCCAGGTACAttactaattatttcaaaagtttTGCACATTTATCCCACTTATAAACAATGGTTCCGAAATCACAATAACGATAATGAAAATAGAATCATTATTCTAATCTGAATATTGCCCCTCACAGACTTACTTCCATCGCCGTTACCGTCACCACGAGATCAACTAGGTATATTATAGTTTGTAAAgatcatattaaaataagttaccTAAACTAAAATTGTCCAGTACTTTATAAATAGTCTGTTTTGTACCAGCTCCACTcattaacttctttattttcattagcTCCAGAAGTAGCTCCAGAATTTGGTCCACCAGCACCTTCTCCAGGTGATTACTTGTATCTAATTGTGTGTGATAGTGTGAAATTTGGATCTTataattcatataaaaaatatttgttcacgCAGCGCCTTCCCCTGAATCACATCTATCGCCaggtataatattagtttaatacAAACGCTACTTGAATATTTAGAAGAACATCAAAGCTTtgagtatataattatgtttaaatcaAATCAAGTACAAAGAATATTTAAACTTGTGTTTAACAGAGCAACAACCACTGCATCCATCTCCATCGCCTCTACACCcaggtacatataatatatcaaaTATAGATGGCTACCTCTGAATTCAAATATCGAAAAGTCGGGGGtatcgaatcccctcccctaaaagttatggctattttaatattttttttactttttgttgttattgaattcgatcaaataaaattaattctacatAACTACGTTCTTCACAGAGCTGCCTCCATGGCAACAACCATCTCCATTGTACTCCACGGGTTAGACTCTCTGGATCCAGGTACATTTCAATTCGTTGTTTCAGTCTTTTTAattgtacattaaaattttgtagACACTTCAATAAGTTTCAGTCTTTTGATCAAAATTTTGTAGACAATTTTAAAAAGTGATGAGTTAAAGTGGTGTAAGAGTTCAGAACGTGTGCACGGCTAGTTGCAGCTATATCACTAGTATTGTCTGCACCAGTTCTTTGTGCTTCACTCATTAAACATActtctttattttcattagcTCCAGAAGTAGCTCCAGGATCTAGTCCACCGGCACCTTCTCCAGGTGATTACTTATCTAAttcaaacaatttgttatttGGTGTGAATTTGAGATCTTTAGATTTGTATGAATTCAATCGAGTACAGAAACTATTTCACCCTATTATTCACAGAGCAACAACCACTGCAGCCATCTCCATCGCCTCTACATCCAGGTACATTTAAATCAAAGATTTACTAGCTCACATTGGCTAGTTTAAATATCGGAAAATATCTCAGCTTTTGTGTATTGGATCAAGTTAAATTAATTCCAATTTTCTCTGTTCATCACAGAGCTGCCTCCATGGCATCCATGGAATCAACCTCCGTTGCCTCCACATCCAGGTATCTTTCAACTGATTTcggtattttaataaattttgtaaagaCTATTTAAAACTACTGTAAGTGTTACGAAAAGTAAAGTACGTGTCCATCAGCATATGGCCTGCACATTAACATTCTTCTTCATTTTCATTAGCTCCAGAAGTAGCTCCAGAGTTTGGTCCACCGGCACCTCATCCAGGTGAATTCTTGTGTTAttcaaacaatttgttatttGGTGTGAATTTGAGGTATTTAGATTTGTATGAATTCAATCGAGTCTAAAGCTATTTCGCCCTATTATTCACAGAGCAACAACCATCTCCATCACCTCTACATCCaggtacatacatttatatcaaactagcaaactcggcgaactccgtttcaccaccaatgttaattttttcccgaattttctttgctataaacctcacggagcccgagacctttccaacgaatgcaaaaccgtggaaatcggctcgtgcgttctggagttatagcgtcaggaaggaaaaccctacttatttttatattatagaatataaACGACTACTtgacatttaaaacattatctCTGTCTTGTATAAATTCAATCTAGTAACATTAATACTACTTCACTCTGTTCCTCACAGAACTGCCTCCTTGGCACCCATGGAATCAAACTCCGTTGCCTCTACACCCAGGTACgttatatattatttcaaaagttTTGCACATTTATCCCACATATAAACAATGGTTCCGAAATCACAATAAcgacaatgaaaataaaataattctaaataGAATATTGTTTCTCACAGAATTACTCCCATCACCCCCACTGTCGCCGCCAGATCAACTAGGTATATTATAGTTTGTCAAGATCATATTAAGtaacttaaactaaaattgTCCAGTGCTTTATAAATAATCTGTTTTGTACCAGCTCCACTCATTGACTTCTTTATTATCATTAGCTCCAGAAGTAGCTCCAGGATCTGGTCCACCAGCACCTTCTCCAGGTGATTACTTCTATCTAATTCAATCAATTTGTTATTTGGTGTGAACAAACggctatttaaaatttaaaagaacaCCACGTCTTTTTCTTTCCATGAAATCAAGTACAGAAAAAAACTTGTAATTCACAGAGCAACAACCACTGCAGCCATCCCCATCGCCTCTACATCCAGGTACATTTAAATCAAAGATTTACTCGCTCACATTGGCTAGTTTAAATATCGGAAAATATCTCAGCTTTTGTGAATTGGATCAAGTTAAATTAATTCCAATTTTGTCTGTTCATCACAGAGCTGCCTCCATGGCATCCATGGAATCAATCTCCGTTGCCTCCACATCCAGGTATCTTTcaactgatttcaatattttaataaaattttgtaaaaactacTGCAAGTGTTAGGAAAAGTAAAGTACGTGTCCATCAGCATATTATGGCCTGCACAGGCAGGTACAGCTGTATCTCTAGTATTGTCCACTCATTAAACATTCTTCTTCATTTTCATTAGCTCCAGAAGTAGCTCCAGAGTTTGGTCCACCGGCACCTCATCCAGGTGATTACTTGTGTTAttcaaacaatttgttattGGGTGTGAATTTGAGATATATAGATTTATATGAATTCAATCGAGTACAGAAACTATTTCACCCTATTATTCACAGAGCAACAACCACTACAGCCATCCCCATCGCCTCTACATCCAGGTACATACAGTTATATCAAATATAAAGCTACTTGAAATTTGAAACCAATCAAGTGAAGTTAATACTATTTCGGTTGGTTCTTCACAGAGCTGCCTCCTTGGCATCCATGGAATCAAACTCCGTTGCCTGCACACCCAGGtacattacaaattatttcaaaagtttTGCACATTTCCACTTATAACAATGGCTCCGAAATCACAATAACGATAATGAAAATAGAATCATTATTCTAAACTGAATATTGCCCCTCACAGACTTACTTCCATCGCCGTTACCGTCACCACGAGATCAACTAGGTATA
Proteins encoded in this region:
- the LOC118278257 gene encoding basic proline-rich protein-like isoform X29, producing the protein MVKIKRSLWLLFVLAVGVLARPDSDDLSTASSQLAELRSGRVLDVTAEDVTSEDVTAEDSDSDESRMFNPNELIGLPLPLDSLHKCHSQGEMYYEKRGAICFVCACFSSSIGLLYSKCVACDLCVEEHNAIPLPPHPATRLVWSPKFEYIPLPAIPPLLPYPQKETHPEAPHPAEAPDLQPLSPLLQPEQPAPEVAPEAGPPAPHPAPFTEPDQLPELPPWQPWHPFPSPLHPEILPSPPLSPPDQPAPILEPDQLPELPPWHPWHPSPLHPELPPWHPWQPWHPALSPLHPELPPWHPWHQWHQWHPSPSPLYPAPEVGPEAGPPAPSPEQQLLHPSPSPLHPAPEVAPGSSPPAPYPEQQPLQPSPSPLHPELPPWHPWNQSPLPPHPAPEVAPEFGPPAPHPEQQPLQPSPSPLHPELPPWHPWNQTPLPLHPDLLPSPLPSPRDQLAPEVAPEFGPPAPSPAPSPESHLSPEQQPLQPSPSPLHPELPPWHPWNQPPLPSHPEQQPLQPSPSPLHPELPPWHPWNQTPLPLHPELLPSPTPSSPDHPELPPWHPWHPSPSPPHPDLLPSPLPSPRDQLAPEVAPEFGPPAPSPAPSPESHLSPEQQPLHPSPSPLHPAPEVAPGSSPPAPSPEQQPLQPSPSPLHPELPPWHPWNQPPLPPHPAPEVAPEFGPPAPHPEQQPSPSPLHPGTFKSKIYSLTLASLNIGKYLSFCELDQVKLIPILSVHHRAASMASMESISVASTSSSRSSSRVWSTGTSSRATTTASISITSTSS
- the LOC118278257 gene encoding basic proline-rich protein-like isoform X26, with the translated sequence MVKIKRSLWLLFVLAVGVLARPDSDDLSTASSQLAELRSGRVLDVTAEDVTSEDVTAEDSDSDESRMFNPNELIGLPLPLDSLHKCHSQGEMYYEKRGAICFVCACFSSSIGLLYSKCVACDLCVEEHNAIPLPPHPATRLVWSPKFEYIPLPAIPPLLPYPQKETHPEAPHPAEAPDLQPLSPLLQPEQPAPEVAPEAGPPAPHPAPFTEPDQLPELPPWQPWHPFPSPLHPEILPSPPLSPPDQPAPILEPDQLPELPPWHPWHPSPLHPELPPWHPWQPWHPALSPLHPELPPWHPWHQWHQWHPSPSPLYPAPEVGPEAGPPAPSPEQQLLHPSPSPLHPAPEVAPGSSPPAPYPEQQPLQPSPSPLHPELPPWHPWNQSPLPPHPAPEVAPEFGPPAPHPEQQPLQPSPSPLHPELPPWHPWNQTPLPLHPDLLPSPLPSPRDQLAPEVAPEFGPPAPSPAPSPESHLSPEQQPLQPSPSPLHPELPPWHPWNQPPLPSHPEQQPLQPSPSPLHPELPPWHPWNQTPLPLHPELLPSPTPSSPDHPELPPWHPWHPSPSPPHPDLLPSPLPSPRDQLAPEVAPEFGPPAPSPAPSPESHLSPEQQPLHPSPSPLHPAPEVAPGSSPPAPSPEQQPLQPSPSPLHPELPPWHPWNQPPLPPHPAPEVAPEFGPPAPHPEQQPSPSPLHPGTFKSKIYSLTLASLNIGKYLSFCELDQVKLIPILSVHHRAASMASMESISVASTSSSRSSSRVWSTGTSSRATTTTAIPIASTSRAASMASMESNSIASTSS
- the LOC118278257 gene encoding basic proline-rich protein-like isoform X32, producing MVKIKRSLWLLFVLAVGVLARPDSDDLSTASSQLAELRSGRVLDVTAEDVTSEDVTAEDSDSDESRMFNPNELIGLPLPLDSLHKCHSQGEMYYEKRGAICFVCACFSSSIGLLYSKCVACDLCVEEHNAIPLPPHPATRLVWSPKFEYIPLPAIPPLLPYPQKETHPEAPHPAEAPDLQPLSPLLQPEQPAPEVAPEAGPPAPHPAPFTEPDQLPELPPWQPWHPFPSPLHPEILPSPPLSPPDQPAPILEPDQLPELPPWHPWHPSPLHPELPPWHPWQPWHPALSPLHPELPPWHPWHQWHQWHPSPSPLYPAPEVGPEAGPPAPSPEQQLLHPSPSPLHPAPEVAPGSSPPAPYPEQQPLQPSPSPLHPELPPWHPWNQSPLPPHPAPEVAPEFGPPAPHPEQQPLQPSPSPLHPELPPWHPWNQTPLPLHPDLLPSPLPSPRDQLAPEVAPEFGPPAPSPAPSPESHLSPEQQPLQPSPSPLHPELPPWHPWNQPPLPSHPEQQPLQPSPSPLHPELPPWHPWNQTPLPLHPELLPSPTPSSPDHPELPPWHPWHPSPSPPHPDLLPSPLPSPRDQLAPEVAPEFGPPAPSPAPSPESHLSPEQQPLHPSPSPLHPAPEVAPGSSPPAPSPEQQPLQPSPSPLHPELPPWHPWNQPPLPPHPAPEVAPEFGPPAPHPEQQPSPSPLHPGTFKSKIYSLTLASLNIGKYLSFCELDQVKLIPILSVHHRAASMASMESISVASTSSSRSSSRVWSTGTSSRATTTAAIPIASTSS